One segment of Sphingomonas morindae DNA contains the following:
- a CDS encoding efflux transporter outer membrane subunit, with amino-acid sequence MARRFARGAPLALAAALAGCSLAPRYAVPPTATPVAFKEVPPGWAMASPAAGAQPAAWWQAFGDPRLDALEAQLETANPSLAAALARYDQARGALREADAALAPQVSLGGSVGRQRVSGNRPIAVGGAATYTDYRIGPSASWEIDLFGRLRDQVRAGRAEVEASAADVAGTRLALQVSLASAYFEMRGLDARTRLLEETVAAFQRAYDLTDVRHQGGIASGLDTSRSRALLASARAELAAVHAARAAYEHAVAALVGVPASSFALAVDARQPAPPVFAAGTPSTLLQRRPDIDAAERRIAAANARIGVARAALFPVLSLGAGGGFETTGANLLSKASSYWALGPAALALPLFDGGARRARLRIARAQFEEAAAAYRQTVLTAFREVEDDFAQNRWLIDQVRDTEEAARAAERTRDLALVRYRDGASDYLEVVTAQTAALDAERALLQLRTQQITTAVDTVRALGGATG; translated from the coding sequence ATGGCTAGGCGGTTCGCGCGGGGGGCGCCGCTCGCGCTGGCGGCGGCGCTCGCCGGCTGTTCGCTGGCACCACGCTATGCGGTGCCGCCCACCGCCACCCCGGTCGCCTTCAAGGAGGTGCCGCCGGGCTGGGCCATGGCCAGCCCCGCCGCGGGCGCCCAGCCGGCCGCCTGGTGGCAGGCCTTTGGCGATCCGCGTCTGGATGCGCTGGAAGCGCAGCTGGAGACCGCCAATCCCTCGCTCGCGGCGGCGCTGGCGCGCTACGATCAGGCACGGGGCGCCCTGCGCGAGGCCGATGCCGCGCTCGCCCCGCAAGTCTCGCTGGGCGGCTCGGTGGGGCGGCAGCGCGTCTCGGGCAACCGGCCGATCGCGGTCGGGGGCGCCGCGACCTACACGGATTACCGCATCGGTCCTTCCGCGAGCTGGGAGATCGACCTGTTCGGCCGGCTGCGCGACCAGGTGCGCGCCGGCCGCGCCGAGGTGGAGGCGAGCGCGGCCGATGTGGCAGGCACGAGGCTGGCCTTGCAGGTCTCGCTCGCCAGCGCCTATTTCGAGATGCGCGGGCTCGATGCGCGGACACGGCTTTTGGAAGAGACCGTCGCGGCCTTCCAACGCGCCTATGATCTGACCGACGTGCGCCACCAGGGAGGCATCGCCTCGGGCCTGGACACCAGCCGGTCCCGCGCCCTGCTCGCCTCGGCCCGGGCCGAGCTGGCCGCCGTCCATGCCGCCCGCGCCGCCTATGAACATGCGGTGGCGGCGCTGGTGGGCGTGCCCGCCTCCAGCTTCGCGCTTGCCGTAGACGCACGCCAGCCCGCGCCCCCGGTGTTCGCCGCCGGCACGCCGTCCACCCTGCTCCAGCGGCGGCCGGACATCGACGCGGCCGAGCGACGCATCGCCGCCGCCAATGCGCGGATCGGCGTGGCGCGCGCCGCCCTCTTCCCGGTGCTCTCGCTCGGGGCCGGCGGCGGTTTCGAGACGACGGGCGCCAATCTCCTCTCCAAGGCCAGCAGCTATTGGGCGCTCGGCCCGGCGGCGCTGGCGCTGCCGCTGTTCGATGGCGGTGCCCGCCGCGCGCGCCTGCGCATCGCGCGTGCCCAGTTCGAGGAGGCGGCGGCCGCCTATCGCCAGACGGTGCTCACCGCCTTTCGCGAGGTGGAGGATGATTTCGCGCAGAATCGCTGGCTGATCGACCAGGTGCGCGACACCGAGGAAGCGGCGCGCGCGGCCGAGCGGACGCGCGATCTCGCGCTGGTCCGCTATCGCGACGGCGCCTCCGACTATCTGGAGGTGGTGACCGCCCAGACCGCCGCGCTCGATGCCGAGCGCGCGCTGCTGCAATTGCGCACCCAGCAGATCACCACGGCGGTGGATACGGTGCGCGCGCTGGGCGGGGCCACGGGCTGA